CCGTTCTAGAAGAAAGCGTGCCCCGCGCCAAGCCAACAAACCCTGACACCCGCAAAGCCCCTTGGCCACACGAAAAAATCGCGCTAGAAGAGCGAACGCCAAATCAGGAGGCCAATATGGCACAAGACGAAACGCCACAGATCTATTTGATCACACCTCCTGATTTTGAGTTGAGCCGTTTTCCAACACAGCTTGCCTCGGTGCTCGACACCCATGAGATCGCTTGCGTCCGCCTTGCGCTCGCAAGCCATGATGAAGACACGCTCTGCCGCGCAGCTGATGCGTTGCGCGAAGTTACGATGGCGCGCGATGTCGCCTTGGTGATTGAGCGCCATATCCTGCTTGTTGAACGTCTTGGCCTTGATGGTGTGCATCTTACTGATGGGAGCCGTTCTGTTGCGAAAGCACGCAAAGCTTTGGGGCAAGATGCAATTGTCGGCAGCTTCTGCTCTGGATCGCGCCATGATGGCATGGCCGCAGGCGAAGCAGGCGCAGATTACATCAGCTTTGGACCGATTGGCGACACCTCTTTGGATGATGGCACGCAGGCGGAATTTGATCTCTTTGACTGGTGGTCACAAGTGATCGAAGTGCCTGTCGTGGCTGAGGGTGGTCTTGATGCTGAGTTGATCGCTAAGTTTGCGCCTGTGACAGACTTCTTCGGCTTGGGGAATGAACTCTGGTCAACAGATGATCCTGTTG
This genomic window from Lentibacter algarum contains:
- a CDS encoding thiamine phosphate synthase; the protein is MAQDETPQIYLITPPDFELSRFPTQLASVLDTHEIACVRLALASHDEDTLCRAADALREVTMARDVALVIERHILLVERLGLDGVHLTDGSRSVAKARKALGQDAIVGSFCSGSRHDGMAAGEAGADYISFGPIGDTSLDDGTQAEFDLFDWWSQVIEVPVVAEGGLDAELIAKFAPVTDFFGLGNELWSTDDPVATLARLHAVMS